The proteins below are encoded in one region of Silene latifolia isolate original U9 population chromosome 2, ASM4854445v1, whole genome shotgun sequence:
- the LOC141640869 gene encoding uncharacterized protein LOC141640869, translated as MEILSLMINKAESNGLIEGIKLSRHSPAISHLLYADDSLLCLRLTSTGCETLRSILNYFSSISGQMINHQKSYIKFSPNSPADFKEHITDILQVQTKSNFGLYLGSPNRFRQKENIGFPITTKINYLIDLFWWKKSQNKRAQHWLPFEQLQLPKSDGGLGLKNARLVSQALLIKIFWPSQHHSTSLLSKIIRSKNQKDFPIPHKISKYSAASFGWKGIVKSTFLLRDGIAWKFGNGRSIDLRNDAWVLGNKPFFKSQTQAQTIIFADILLDSTHWSSKAVFKYFNTASAKSICALELPSEPTDDYIYWKFTEDGRYSAKSGYSYLLKLAQHSSASTASRSHTSSLFVLIWKLPCQSHIKLFVWKIVNQILPTADVLIRRGMNHDFVSKSKSDVFASAKSSVTRPSISSTELLHHCFKINVAFNKKILTGTFYIRYNNGIDHEVSNTFCCSRLQSTITALLKAMFLASAGSLQNVLFKVENNQLLRLLDKDSVHKAPISVSNSLSRIKFYLSCNINWYVSGFV; from the exons ATGGAAATCCTTTCTCTTATGATTAACAAAGCTGAATCTAATGGACTCATTGAAGGTATTAAGCTATCACGGCATAGTCCTGCTATTTCTCATCTTTTATACGCTGATGATTCGCTCTTGTGCCTCCGTCTAACATCAACTGGTTGCGAAACATTGCGTAGCATCTTGAACTATTTCAGCTCTATCTCGGGTCAAATGATTAACCATCAAAAATCATATATCAAGTTCAGCCCCAACTCTCCTGCCGATTTTAAAGAGCATATTACTGATATTTTACAAGTGCAAACTAAGAGTAATTTTGGATTATATCTTGGGAGTCCCAATCGATTTAGGCAGAAGGAAAATATCGGCTTTCCA ATTACCACGAAGATTAATTATCTGATTGACCTTTTCTGGTGGAAGAAATCTCAAAATAAACGCGCCCAACATTGGTTACCTTTTGAGCAATTACAACTACCAAAGTCGGATGGTGGTTTAGGTTTAAAGAATGCAAGACTTGTTAGTCAAGCCCTGTTGATTAAAATTTTTTGGCCAAGTCAGCATCATTCTACTTCCCTTTTATCCAAAATTATCCGCTCAAAAAACCAGAAAGATTTTCCTATCCCTCACAAGATTTCTAAATATTCAGCTGCATCTTTCGGTTGGAAAGGTATTGTCAAGTCCACCTTTTTACTTCGTGATGGTATTGCTTGGAAATTTGGAAATGGAAGATCGATTGATCTAAGAAATGACGCTTGGGTTCTTGGTAACAAACCTTTTTTCAAGTCACAAACGCAAGCACAGACGATCATTTTTGCTGATATCCTGCTAGACTCCACTCATTGGAGCTCTAAGGCtgttttcaaatattttaatACAGCTTCAGCAAAAAGTATTTGTGCTCTGGAACTTCCATCAGAGCCTACGGATGATTATATTTATTGGAAATTCACGGAAGATGGAAGGTATTCAGCTAAATCTGGTTACTCGTACCTTCTTAAATTAGCTCAGCACTCATCTGCTTCAACTGCTTCAAGATCTCATACCTCTTCtctttttgttttgatttggaaACTTCCATGTCAATCCCACATCAAGCTTTTTGTGTGGAAAATTGTCAATCAAATTTTACCTACTGCGGATGTCCTAATTCGCAGAGGTATGAAT CATGATTTCGTGTCCAAGTCTAAGAGTGATGTGTTCGCCTCAGCCAAGTCTAGTGTTACCAGGCCTTCAATTTCTTCAACAGAGCTCTTGCATCATTGCTTTAAGATTAATGTGGCTTTCAACAAGAAGATTCTGACAGGCACTTTTTATATCCGATACAACAACGGTATTGATCATGAGGTTAGCAACACCTTCTGTTGCTCTCGTCTTCAAAGTACTATTACTGCCCTACTTAAGGCTATGTTTCTTGCCTCTGCTGGTAGTCTACAAAATGTTCTTTTCAAAGTTGAAAACAACCAACTTCTCCGGTTGCTCGACAAAGATAGTGTGCATAAAGCTCCTATTTCGGTTTCTAATAGTCTTAGTCGCATTAAATTTTATCTTAGTTGTAATATTAACTGGTATGTTAGTGGTTTCGTGTAA
- the LOC141642786 gene encoding uncharacterized protein LOC141642786, whose protein sequence is MTTSVQPSNVLASIDMGTNSFKLLIIQFEPSTSKFTTLHHHSSAVVLGRTSSPPFISPESKSLAIEALSEFQSILRYHNIARTRVVGTSALREATNQGDFIQEVTEKLGFDFNVNVISGVEEARLTYLGVLQFLPVYDRNVLILDIGGGSTEFVIGKYGHVVYAESLRLGHVTLTQKFREGDLVGLIRGYVFEQIQSSGLVGKVKDLGFEVAIGSSGTIRAIEKAIWCGYGCDGRVVRKGGRRRKWWWFSREELRGFVENLCRGLDNEEERVRRDVFFGKRSEFIVAGAVLLDVILELLEINEMRVSGYALGEGVVAEMVSESFPGCDLNANVRWKSVIRLAMRFNGKDRMKTSAQCAATAKEIFEGLKEYNNVTEIHSTGVSLQEEDLEYLQAACMLHNIGLYYGKEGYHKQTCSIIMENGQLDGYTTQEIELISQLARHHRKKFPNFDCASLHGLYGKVKLKFGILCSILRISVIIQKDKVLKHRELKFSHDHEGFVLVLIEKEERQLHPDLQKLITDDFQRKIAREAELFISVYHKKILVVAQKGCVESSAKQ, encoded by the exons ATGACAACTTCTGTTCAACCCTCAAATGTCTTGGCTTCCATTGACATGGGCACTAACTCATTCAAGCTCTTAATCATTCAATTCGAACCCTCCACTTCTAAATTCACTACCCTCCATCACCACTCTTCCGCCGTCGTCCTCGGCCGTACCTCTTCACCACCCTTCATTTCACCCGAGTCAAAGTCCCTTGCTATCGAAGCGCTCTCAGAATTCCAGTCAATTTTACGCTACCACAACATTGCTCGAACCCGGGTTGTCGGAACTTCAGCCCTCAGAGAGGCTACCAATCAGGGAGATTTCATCCAAGAGGTGACGGAAAAACTGGGTTTTGATTTTAATGTTAATGTGATTTCTGGAGTTGAGGAAGCTAGGTTAACTTATCTTGGTGTGCTTCAATTTTTGCCAGTTTATGATAGAAATGTATTGATTTTGGATATTGGAGGTGGGTCCACTGAGTTTGTGATTGGGAAATATGGGCATGTTGTTTATGCTGAATCATTGAGATTAGGTCATGTGACATTGACCCAGAAATTTAGAGAAGGGGATTTGGTCGGATTGATTAGGGGTTATGTTTTTGAGCAAATTCAATCATCTGGGTTGGTTGGTAAAGTCAAGGATTTGGGGTTTGAGGTTGCAATTGGATCATCTGGGACTATTCGGGCTATAGAGAAGGCGATATGGTGTGGGTATGGGTGCGATGGGAGGGTGGTTCGGAAAGGAGGTAGGAGGAGGAAATGGTGGTGGTTTAGTAGGGAGGAATTGAGGGGGTTTGTTGAGAATTTGTGTAGGGGATTGGATAATGAGGAAGAGAGGGTTAGAAGGGATGTGTTTTTTGGTAAAAGGTCGGAGTTTATTGTGGCCGGAGCTGTACTTTTGGATGTGATTCTGGAATTGCTTGAGATTAATGAGATGAGGGTTTCTGGGTATGCTTTGGGAGAGGGTGTGGTGGCTGAAATGGTGTCCGAGTCTTTTCCCGGTTGTGATTTGAATGCCAATGTGCGATGGAAATCGGTAATAAGGCTTGCTATGAGGTTCAATGGGAAGGATAGGATGAAGACCAGTGCTCAGTGCGCCGCTACTGCAAAG GAGATATTTGAAGGTTTGAAAGAATACAATAATGTTACTGAAATTCATTCTACCGGGGTGTCCCTCCAGGAGGAGGATCTTGAATATCTTCAAGCTGCGTGTATGCTTCATAATATTGGTCTCTACTATGGTAAAGAAGGCTATCATAAACAGACTTGTAGTATTATAATG GAAAATGGTCAACTAGATGGATACACTACTCAGGAGATAGAG TTAATTTCACAACTTGCTAGACATCACAGGAAGAAGTTTCCTAACTTTGATTGTGCTTCTCTTCATGGATTATATGGAAAG GTAAAACTGAAATTCGGAATTCTTTGCTCCATTCTTCGTATATCAGTCATTATTCAAAAGGATAAGGTGTTGAAGCATAGAGAACTCAAATTTTCTCATGATCATGAAGGATTTGTGTTG gttttgatcgAGAAGGAGGAACGACAACTGCATCCTGATTTGCAGAAGTTAATAACTGATGATTTTCAAAGGAAAATAGCAAGAGAAGCAGAACTCTTTATTTCA GTCTATCATAAGAAAATTTTGGTTGTTGCTCAGAAAGGATGCGTGGAGTCATCTGCAAAACAATAA